In Chryseobacterium oranimense, a single window of DNA contains:
- the pth gene encoding aminoacyl-tRNA hydrolase, translating to MKYLIVGLGNKGPEYENTRHNIGFKVAEKIAETLEAPFNTTNFGWMAEGKYKGRKVFVLKPDTYMNLSGNAVRFWMQKENIPLENVLIITDDLALPFGTLRMKMKGSDAGHNGLKSINEMLNTQNYARLRFGISADFSEGRQVDYVLGTWNEEESEKLPERIEKFSKASLSFVFAGINNTMSAFNGK from the coding sequence ATGAAATATTTAATAGTCGGGCTTGGAAACAAAGGCCCTGAATACGAAAATACACGCCACAACATAGGATTTAAAGTAGCTGAAAAAATAGCAGAAACACTTGAAGCACCATTTAATACCACCAACTTCGGATGGATGGCAGAAGGAAAATATAAAGGCAGAAAAGTATTCGTTCTGAAACCGGATACCTATATGAACCTGTCCGGAAACGCCGTAAGGTTCTGGATGCAGAAAGAAAATATTCCATTGGAAAATGTACTGATTATTACCGACGATCTTGCCCTTCCATTCGGGACGTTAAGAATGAAGATGAAAGGTTCTGATGCCGGGCACAACGGATTGAAAAGTATTAATGAAATGCTTAATACCCAAAACTATGCAAGGCTGAGGTTCGGGATTTCTGCAGACTTTTCCGAAGGACGCCAGGTAGATTATGTGCTGGGAACCTGGAATGAGGAAGAATCCGAAAAGCTTCCCGAAAGAATTGAAAAATTCTCTAAAGCCAGCCTTTCTTTTGTATTTGCGGGGATCAATAATACGATGTCTGCATTCAATGGGAAATAG
- a CDS encoding carbonic anhydrase: MSQSYEVIFENNRKWVESKVSDNPEFFHELAKTQNPDYLYIGCSDSRATAEELMGAKPGEVFVHRNIANVVNTLDMSSTAVIQYAVEHLKVKHIIVCGHYNCGGVKAAMTPQDLGLLNPWLRNIRDVYRLHQAELDTIEDEGKRYDRLVELNVQEQCINVIKMACVQERYILEEYPIVHGWVFDLRTGKIIDLEIDFEKILKDIQKIYNLTSSDWVMSRKTN, translated from the coding sequence ATGTCACAATCGTACGAAGTTATTTTCGAAAACAATAGAAAATGGGTAGAATCAAAAGTTTCAGACAATCCGGAATTCTTCCATGAGCTGGCAAAAACCCAGAACCCCGATTATTTATACATCGGATGTTCAGACAGCAGAGCTACAGCGGAAGAACTGATGGGTGCAAAACCCGGCGAAGTTTTTGTCCACAGAAACATTGCTAATGTTGTTAATACTTTAGACATGAGTTCCACAGCAGTTATTCAATATGCAGTAGAACACCTTAAAGTAAAACACATTATCGTATGCGGACATTACAACTGCGGAGGTGTAAAAGCAGCAATGACTCCTCAGGATCTGGGGTTATTAAATCCCTGGTTGAGAAACATCCGTGATGTTTACAGATTACACCAGGCTGAACTGGATACTATCGAAGATGAAGGAAAGCGTTATGACAGGCTTGTAGAACTGAATGTTCAGGAGCAGTGCATCAACGTGATCAAAATGGCCTGCGTACAGGAAAGATATATTTTAGAAGAGTATCCTATTGTACACGGCTGGGTATTTGACCTTAGAACAGGTAAGATTATTGATTTGGAGATTGATTTTGAGAAAATCCTGAAAGACATCCAAAAAATATACAACCTTACAAGTTCCGATTGGGTAATGAGCAGAAAAACAAACTAG
- a CDS encoding T9SS type A sorting domain-containing protein, giving the protein MKKKSTLKIFAAVFCIASSHALAKTVSVPRPGETSIGFKHMTPLPPSVYDLDPLIVISQNVNEKGLVIMKGNFQKPATSGDVKVTIKYKDAQNNWVSLWCKTFAGNYDYNEELTANFELPQSALNTHSVKVELSSDATITNWQSVVWDKTVSHYKQSNYAYANCDLDENQYTILFTPKKNGTVLYNSNGTVSGVKDRVTSQHLARKLDDIVLSFQGNAALDNANANSPVVNITNPNNLATIASSQKFIYQNSDTSPFEFSYHDPVYMFAGKFSNESFFINFSNWFLPPEEGGEPWGRGYLDFTNPNALVNRYYNLYNYINEKLGDVFTNQQPVVIVISKVTGLRVYKANGQYISLTALSNYNTTDDYGYPPLNNKQRGPGSENFSLSNTSQASLYGVGAIRNRKVIPGWNGPSRPLMDIESEINKFIKYVGIFTNPTTEECPVTCFTINAGAQSDYADWTKAPNSYIFTGKDPKNNADVDGLYIPVKKAHEMWSKGGDFMKDDTGNYTPIPEQGIAKAGLYWEDEPGLIKSVALEGTGDNARIKVMVNKVKEGNAVISYKVNDKIYWSWHVWVTDDPGINGSTYHHGFEKNKDGNTVTDWKWMDRNLGATNASFVGNDWHKSAGLQYQWGRKDPFPAFGLKDLSLYSISGEINLNYNDPAFQSKFIKVRGNKYSSQINTGTDTPNGNIRFSIQNPISFIATPIYVAKKDQALLNDGEDFLKQNSNDSWTSVGITTWFSKQKYKKYEPPYRENIIAWDLWGDTRQGNYSDIDDAVVGEASTRYALKSPYDPCPCNWRVPSSYFSGGRNSSTPMPDENRYSPWGKHTGNTVDPEFNATSLNADYPGIKVYPQFGFDFSGVSGMNLGKFPINGNYESYPNGTSPLKYGTGWITPVLNFQDQSADGGLLTSTFMTASEVINGVRYPSFGAAGLALISDPLSGSKPRPGWHRFSSSAYTGSGGVRCIYDPNAASMSQEFDTQYVYSGSGTYSTETLKSWTKLPNSYIEYTDPALVTPNPNGNTIDPNKDNDRIIDIPLRKAYAMYKLHLSTDFSLPAEGTKTSSVVWTTNTSLIKTMEIVGGDGPIESAILRVTLNSKTYGNAVVAFHMGSGTWSSNKHNDPVLWSWHIWAPRTVITKYDVDPENAGNGGVIPANEQFVDPMTSAGVPMKTTFMDRDLGAKDKLVNEHIYEPSGSVFASGLAAPTTASFPTGNPATLARLAQISESGGLHYQWGRKDPLPVFYNPGPSYYNYGTNYAAYNVFRQNNPANATTGAIPYTANMPESDYLTSYTQAYPTYSAAASVSSSDSKADKLKKIVKYSVNNPLNYLYQTDAAKLDWVSDENGNMPERWGHATEKSAYDPCPAGWRVVDLESVSTGIILGNFISKGNTPWFYNKQFNTAYGIDPGDINATVKYENYDPAKYNYIGGTLYAYYSGKGAVAYGYILNRPEYNIGLFPNTGIRGFNGGNAMSDYLNGTSGLKAFQYSGIWTSASQGSGGSSLGMLFKTTSNPYYFLTPTFGFRPQAAMSCRCAEIKYDANGKEIGRYEPFAIPVAPNALAKATNVLAKSVIVEKVAQNKLEFFPNPVKNMLYIKGNDIAKEYYYQIYNLSGQLVKSGKFENERTDLSSLISGAYVVRINNSETVVKIIKE; this is encoded by the coding sequence ATGAAAAAAAAATCGACATTAAAGATTTTTGCTGCAGTATTTTGTATTGCATCGTCTCATGCACTGGCAAAGACAGTATCTGTCCCCAGGCCTGGTGAGACCAGTATTGGATTCAAACATATGACACCCCTGCCTCCAAGTGTCTATGATCTGGATCCTCTTATCGTTATTTCACAAAATGTGAATGAGAAGGGATTGGTTATCATGAAAGGTAACTTTCAAAAACCTGCCACCTCCGGAGATGTAAAAGTTACCATCAAGTACAAGGACGCTCAAAACAACTGGGTCTCTTTATGGTGCAAGACTTTTGCCGGCAACTATGATTATAATGAAGAGCTTACAGCCAATTTTGAATTACCTCAATCGGCTTTGAACACGCACTCCGTTAAAGTTGAACTAAGCTCAGACGCCACTATAACCAACTGGCAGTCCGTCGTTTGGGACAAAACCGTAAGCCATTACAAACAATCGAATTATGCTTACGCCAATTGTGATCTGGATGAAAACCAGTACACTATTCTATTCACCCCTAAAAAAAACGGAACTGTTTTATACAACTCCAACGGAACTGTTTCAGGAGTAAAAGACAGGGTGACTTCCCAGCATTTGGCAAGAAAGCTGGATGACATTGTTTTATCTTTTCAGGGAAATGCGGCATTGGATAATGCCAACGCCAATTCACCGGTTGTTAACATTACCAACCCTAATAATCTCGCTACTATAGCAAGTTCCCAAAAATTCATTTACCAGAATAGTGATACAAGTCCTTTCGAGTTCTCCTATCATGACCCTGTTTACATGTTTGCCGGAAAATTCTCTAACGAAAGTTTTTTTATCAATTTCAGTAACTGGTTTTTGCCTCCGGAAGAAGGAGGAGAACCGTGGGGAAGAGGCTATCTGGATTTTACCAATCCTAATGCCCTTGTTAACCGGTATTATAATCTTTACAATTATATTAATGAAAAGCTGGGCGATGTTTTTACCAACCAGCAGCCTGTAGTTATTGTTATCAGTAAGGTCACAGGGTTAAGAGTTTATAAAGCCAACGGACAATATATTTCACTTACTGCCCTAAGCAATTATAATACTACTGATGATTATGGATATCCTCCACTTAATAACAAACAGAGAGGTCCAGGTTCGGAAAACTTTTCTTTAAGCAATACATCTCAGGCTTCATTATATGGTGTAGGTGCCATCAGAAACAGAAAAGTGATCCCTGGCTGGAACGGTCCTTCAAGACCTTTGATGGATATAGAAAGTGAGATCAATAAATTTATAAAGTATGTAGGAATTTTCACAAATCCGACTACGGAGGAATGTCCTGTTACCTGCTTTACCATCAATGCCGGTGCCCAATCTGACTATGCTGACTGGACTAAAGCACCAAACAGTTATATCTTTACAGGTAAGGATCCAAAAAATAATGCTGATGTGGACGGCCTTTATATTCCTGTGAAAAAAGCCCACGAAATGTGGTCAAAAGGTGGAGATTTTATGAAGGATGACACTGGTAACTATACCCCTATTCCTGAGCAAGGGATTGCAAAAGCAGGACTATATTGGGAAGATGAGCCGGGACTTATAAAATCCGTTGCTTTAGAAGGTACAGGAGACAATGCCAGGATCAAAGTAATGGTCAATAAGGTAAAAGAAGGTAATGCAGTAATATCATACAAAGTAAATGACAAGATCTACTGGTCATGGCACGTATGGGTTACCGACGATCCGGGAATCAATGGTAGTACCTACCATCACGGTTTTGAAAAGAATAAAGATGGAAATACCGTGACAGACTGGAAATGGATGGACAGAAACCTTGGAGCTACCAATGCAAGTTTTGTAGGAAACGACTGGCATAAATCAGCCGGACTACAGTATCAGTGGGGAAGAAAAGACCCGTTCCCGGCATTCGGACTTAAGGACTTAAGCCTATACTCAATTAGCGGAGAGATCAATCTGAATTATAATGATCCGGCTTTTCAGTCCAAATTCATCAAAGTAAGAGGTAATAAATATTCTTCCCAGATTAATACCGGAACAGATACTCCTAACGGAAACATCAGATTTTCTATCCAGAACCCGATCAGCTTTATTGCAACTCCAATTTATGTGGCTAAAAAAGATCAGGCATTGTTAAATGATGGCGAAGACTTTTTAAAGCAAAACAGCAATGACAGCTGGACATCGGTGGGAATCACCACATGGTTCTCAAAACAAAAATATAAGAAATATGAGCCTCCTTACCGTGAAAACATCATTGCATGGGACCTTTGGGGAGATACACGTCAGGGTAACTATTCCGATATAGACGATGCTGTTGTTGGGGAAGCCAGTACCAGATACGCATTGAAGTCACCATATGACCCATGTCCTTGTAACTGGAGAGTTCCTTCAAGCTACTTCTCAGGAGGAAGAAACTCCTCTACTCCAATGCCTGATGAAAACAGATACAGCCCTTGGGGGAAACATACCGGCAATACTGTTGATCCTGAATTCAATGCAACTTCATTGAATGCCGATTATCCGGGTATAAAGGTTTATCCTCAGTTTGGATTCGATTTCTCAGGAGTTTCCGGGATGAATCTTGGTAAATTCCCTATCAACGGAAATTATGAATCTTACCCTAACGGGACCAGCCCTCTAAAATACGGAACAGGATGGATCACACCCGTCCTTAATTTCCAGGATCAGAGTGCTGATGGAGGTTTATTAACTTCTACATTCATGACTGCCTCTGAAGTTATCAATGGCGTACGTTATCCCTCATTCGGAGCTGCCGGATTGGCTTTAATATCAGATCCTTTGAGCGGATCCAAGCCAAGACCGGGATGGCATAGATTCTCAAGTAGTGCTTATACAGGCAGTGGTGGTGTTCGTTGTATTTATGACCCTAACGCCGCTTCCATGTCGCAGGAGTTTGATACCCAATATGTTTATTCAGGAAGCGGGACCTATTCTACCGAAACTTTAAAATCATGGACCAAACTTCCAAACAGTTATATTGAATACACTGATCCTGCATTGGTAACACCCAATCCAAACGGAAATACTATAGATCCAAACAAGGATAATGACAGAATTATTGATATCCCTTTAAGAAAGGCATATGCAATGTATAAGCTCCATTTAAGTACGGACTTCTCTCTCCCGGCAGAAGGGACGAAAACCTCATCTGTAGTCTGGACTACCAATACAAGCCTAATCAAAACAATGGAAATTGTAGGTGGAGACGGCCCTATAGAGAGCGCCATATTAAGAGTTACCTTAAATTCAAAAACATATGGTAATGCTGTAGTTGCGTTCCACATGGGTAGTGGAACCTGGTCATCAAACAAACATAATGATCCGGTATTATGGAGCTGGCATATATGGGCACCAAGAACTGTCATCACAAAGTATGATGTAGATCCTGAAAACGCTGGGAACGGAGGGGTTATTCCTGCTAACGAGCAGTTTGTAGATCCGATGACCAGTGCAGGTGTACCTATGAAAACAACCTTTATGGACAGGGATCTCGGAGCAAAAGATAAGCTAGTGAATGAACATATTTATGAACCTTCCGGTTCCGTATTTGCATCAGGTCTGGCTGCTCCTACTACCGCTAGCTTTCCTACAGGAAATCCTGCCACACTAGCCAGATTAGCTCAAATAAGTGAAAGTGGGGGCTTGCACTATCAATGGGGAAGAAAAGATCCATTGCCAGTGTTTTACAATCCGGGACCGTCTTATTATAACTATGGAACCAATTACGCTGCATATAATGTATTCAGACAAAATAACCCTGCCAATGCTACTACCGGGGCAATACCTTATACAGCTAATATGCCTGAATCAGATTATTTAACTTCTTATACTCAGGCTTACCCTACCTATTCAGCTGCAGCTAGTGTTTCTTCATCCGATTCAAAAGCAGATAAACTGAAGAAAATAGTAAAGTATTCTGTTAACAACCCACTAAATTATCTATATCAAACCGATGCAGCAAAATTAGACTGGGTTTCTGATGAGAATGGAAATATGCCGGAAAGATGGGGTCATGCTACCGAAAAATCTGCATACGATCCATGCCCTGCAGGCTGGAGAGTAGTAGATCTTGAAAGCGTTTCTACCGGAATTATCCTTGGTAATTTTATTTCAAAAGGAAATACACCTTGGTTCTACAACAAGCAATTTAATACTGCTTATGGTATAGATCCGGGAGATATTAATGCAACGGTGAAGTATGAAAATTACGATCCGGCTAAATATAACTATATCGGAGGTACTCTATATGCCTATTATTCAGGAAAAGGAGCCGTAGCTTATGGATACATATTAAACAGACCGGAATACAATATAGGTTTATTTCCTAACACGGGTATAAGAGGTTTTAACGGAGGTAATGCGATGAGCGATTATCTTAATGGCACTTCAGGTTTAAAGGCTTTCCAGTATTCCGGTATCTGGACATCTGCCAGCCAAGGTAGCGGTGGAAGCTCTTTAGGGATGCTATTTAAAACAACTTCCAATCCTTATTATTTCTTAACACCAACATTCGGTTTCCGTCCTCAGGCAGCTATGTCCTGCCGTTGTGCTGAAATTAAGTATGATGCCAATGGAAAAGAAATCGGAAGATATGAGCCATTCGCTATTCCTGTTGCGCCAAATGCTTTGGCTAAAGCAACAAATGTTCTTGCAAAATCAGTGATCGTGGAAAAAGTAGCTCAGAACAAACTTGAGTTCTTCCCGAATCCTGTGAAGAATATGCTGTACATCAAAGGAAATGATATCGCTAAAGAATATTATTACCAGATTTACAACCTGTCCGGCCAACTGGTAAAGTCAGGGAAATTTGAAAACGAAAGAACAGATCTTTCATCTTTAATATCAGGAGCTTATGTAGTAAGAATCAACAATTCTGAAACAGTAGTGAAAATTATTAAAGAATAA
- a CDS encoding carbonic anhydrase — protein MKAHTYETQSTITPEKALNFLKDGNQRFVNNLKANRDLLEQVNATREGQWPFAVVLSCIDSRTSAELIFDQGLGDIFSIRIAGNFINQDILGSMEFGCNVAGSKLVVVLGHTKCGALKGGLDAAQIQEMGMDNLNHLINHFDPIINEIIEEGEERSSKNGSLLERLNQQNVRSAIEDIRTQSSTLKKLEDEGKIKIVGANYDVETGAVTWL, from the coding sequence ATGAAAGCACATACATACGAAACTCAATCTACTATTACTCCTGAAAAAGCATTAAACTTTTTAAAAGACGGGAACCAAAGATTTGTAAATAATCTGAAGGCCAACAGGGATCTTTTAGAGCAGGTAAATGCCACACGTGAAGGCCAATGGCCATTCGCAGTCGTTTTAAGCTGTATAGACAGCCGTACTTCTGCGGAACTTATCTTCGATCAGGGATTAGGAGACATTTTCAGCATCAGAATTGCCGGTAATTTTATCAATCAGGATATTTTAGGCTCAATGGAATTTGGCTGCAACGTTGCAGGCTCCAAGCTTGTCGTTGTTTTAGGCCATACTAAATGCGGAGCATTAAAAGGAGGTCTGGACGCAGCACAGATTCAGGAAATGGGAATGGATAATCTGAACCACTTAATTAACCATTTCGATCCAATCATCAATGAAATTATTGAGGAGGGTGAAGAGCGTTCATCAAAAAACGGTTCGCTTCTGGAAAGATTAAACCAGCAGAACGTAAGAAGTGCAATTGAAGATATCCGTACACAAAGTTCAACGCTTAAAAAGCTTGAAGATGAAGGTAAGATTAAAATAGTCGGAGCTAATTATGATGTTGAAACCGGAGCTGTAACCTGGCTGTAA
- a CDS encoding SulP family inorganic anion transporter, with protein sequence MKKTSFIGGIKENFPSGLVVFLVALPLCLGIALASGAPPLSGVIAGIVGGLVVGFISNSNISVSGPAAGLTAIVLTAITDLGAFELFLCAGIIAGLIQLVLGFIRAGSISNYFPNNVIEGMLAAIGIIIILKQIPHAMGFDKDYEGHESIFDNGLNFGYFTELLGAVHPGAILVTLVSVGILIIWDKVPALKRMKMLPGALVAVVAGILLNELFKLSGSSLAIGSQHLVSLPVPQSLDDFKNLVTMPDFNGFTNPKVWIVGATIAIVASIETLLCIEASDRLDRQRRITDTNLELKAQGIGNLVSSFIGGLPMTSVVVRSSANANAGATSKMSAMIHGVLLLVCVLSIPFILNLIPLATLAAVLILVGYKLAKPATFKHFWHLGKFQFIPFVATVVAVVATDLLKGVGIGLAISIFYILQGNMKRAYYLSREKLDDADEINIKLAEEVSFLNKAAIKKTLKNVKPNSTVTIDARGTSYIATDVLEMIQDFANIRAKEEDINVELLGFKTSYKDYETDQDSHILITHRRAM encoded by the coding sequence ATGAAAAAAACATCATTTATAGGAGGAATCAAGGAGAATTTCCCTTCTGGGCTCGTTGTATTCTTAGTTGCGCTTCCATTATGCCTCGGAATCGCTTTAGCATCAGGAGCACCGCCGTTGTCCGGTGTAATCGCCGGGATAGTAGGCGGATTAGTTGTAGGATTTATCAGTAATTCAAATATATCAGTATCCGGACCTGCTGCAGGTCTTACAGCCATTGTTTTAACGGCTATTACAGATCTGGGAGCTTTTGAACTGTTCCTTTGTGCCGGAATCATTGCCGGTCTTATTCAACTGGTTTTAGGATTTATCCGGGCCGGGAGTATATCCAATTACTTTCCGAATAATGTTATTGAAGGAATGCTTGCCGCTATCGGTATCATTATTATTTTAAAACAAATCCCTCATGCCATGGGATTCGATAAAGATTACGAAGGGCACGAATCTATTTTTGACAACGGCCTGAATTTCGGATATTTTACAGAACTATTAGGAGCAGTACACCCTGGAGCTATCCTGGTAACGTTGGTTTCAGTAGGTATCCTTATTATCTGGGACAAAGTTCCGGCTTTAAAAAGAATGAAAATGCTTCCGGGAGCACTGGTAGCAGTAGTGGCAGGGATACTTTTAAACGAGTTGTTCAAACTGTCAGGAAGCTCATTGGCGATTGGTAGCCAGCATCTGGTTTCACTGCCCGTTCCACAATCATTGGATGATTTCAAAAATCTTGTTACGATGCCTGATTTTAATGGATTCACCAATCCTAAGGTATGGATAGTAGGGGCAACCATTGCCATTGTAGCTTCTATTGAAACGCTGCTTTGTATTGAAGCATCAGACAGATTGGACAGGCAGAGAAGAATTACCGATACCAACCTCGAGCTTAAAGCGCAGGGAATCGGGAATCTTGTCAGCTCATTTATCGGAGGGCTGCCTATGACATCCGTAGTGGTAAGAAGTTCTGCCAATGCCAATGCAGGGGCTACTTCAAAAATGTCTGCGATGATTCATGGGGTACTGCTTCTGGTTTGTGTGCTTAGTATTCCGTTTATCCTTAATTTAATCCCGCTTGCTACTCTTGCTGCGGTACTGATCCTGGTAGGATATAAACTGGCAAAACCTGCTACTTTCAAACATTTCTGGCACCTTGGTAAATTCCAGTTCATCCCGTTTGTAGCTACCGTAGTCGCGGTGGTGGCTACCGATCTTCTCAAGGGAGTAGGAATCGGTCTGGCCATTTCGATATTTTATATCCTTCAGGGAAATATGAAACGGGCTTACTATCTGAGCAGGGAAAAGCTGGATGATGCAGATGAAATTAATATTAAACTTGCTGAGGAAGTTTCTTTCCTTAATAAAGCAGCGATCAAAAAAACGCTGAAAAATGTCAAGCCCAATTCCACTGTGACCATAGACGCAAGAGGAACTTCATATATTGCCACGGACGTACTGGAAATGATCCAGGATTTCGCCAATATCAGGGCAAAAGAAGAAGATATTAATGTAGAACTGTTAGGCTTCAAAACTTCATACAAAGATTATGAAACAGATCAAGATTCTCACATTCTTATTACACACAGAAGAGCTATGTAA